The following are from one region of the Ischnura elegans chromosome 12, ioIscEleg1.1, whole genome shotgun sequence genome:
- the LOC124169081 gene encoding snRNA-activating protein complex subunit 3-like, with amino-acid sequence MHRTYASLDVKWVSKEFNTRSLLLELNQNLKSCHINPSTPVETISTLMDQDVTEEKVSELAQSCSIEKFNFPNEPSAKLPPKAKDGSCISYPITEEGKSKLATLRTLSSTFGKYHDSDSAVALPRKDKMRTSFFRSVSQNQEAVKEINLKPLKHVVVTVRVYHPFQQKYGARRKMRTTLAQKILLLGEQPLTDLRDILFCVNDYAVPGDRSENVDEEVDTSNKEIYPSAYFFIENTFFNDMRNPLSKDLSLVVREWMKGLPGDFEDITAKPMDTAKLEDLNIRLGYPYVFVHQGSCEHLIVFSDARLINSSDSLCSADYPNILYLYKKYSVLCNFCGNFTATWILTACDRVPYKMVHLCESCLKMYCYKGKEKVGKFRLYEYIDPSSIAPETFVL; translated from the exons ATGCATCGAACGTATGCCTCCTTGGATGTGAAGTGGGTTAGTAAGGAATTTAATACTAGGTCTCTTCTACTGGAATTAAACCAGAATTTGAAATCATGTCACATAAATCCATCAACGCCAGTTGAGACAATTTCCACGTTAATGGATCAGGATGTCACGGAAGAAAAGGTATCGGAACTCGCGCAATCTTGCAG tattgaaaaatttaattttccgaaCGAACCGTCTGCCAAGCTGCCTCCGAAAGCGAAAG ACGGCAGCTGTATTTCGTACCCCATCACTGAAGAGGGCAAATCTAAATTAGCCACGCTTCGCACTTTATCATCGACATTTGGGAAATATCACGACTCGGATTCTGCAGTTGCACTCCCAAGAAAAGACAAAATGAGAACCAGCTTTTTTCGTTCAGTATCGCAG AACCAGGAAGcggttaaagaaataaatttaaaacctttAAAACATGTTGTGGTTACTGTTCGAGTGTATCATCCTTTCCAGCAAAAATATGGAGCAAGAAG GAAAATGCGAACAACCCTGGCACAAAAGATACTTCTGTTGGGTGAGCAGCCTTTGACTGATTTGAGGGATATATTATTTTGCGTTAATGACTATGCTGTGCCAGGTGACAGAAGTgaaaatgtagatgaagaagTCGACACCTCCAATAAG GAGATTTACCCATCTGCATATTTCTTCAttgaaaacacatttttcaatgaCATGAGAAATCCTCTCAGCAAAGATCTCAGTCTAGTTGTAAGAGAATGGATGAAGGGTCTTCCTGGTGACTTTGAAGATATAACGGCAAAACCAATGGACACTGCTAAGTTGGAAGATTTGAATATTCGTTTAGGATACCCATATGTGTTTGTCCATCAAGGAAGCTGTGAACATTTGATTGTATTCTCTGATGCTAG ATTGATCAATTCCTCAGATTCCCTATGTTCAGCTGATTATcctaatattttatacttatataAAAAGTACTCTGTCTTGTGCAACTTCTGTGGGAACTTTACAGCAAC ATGGATCCTAACTGCATGTGATCGAGTTCCGTATAAAATGGTGCATTTGTGTGAATCTTGCTTGAAAATGTACTGTTATAAAGGCAAGGAGAAAGTAGGGAAATTTCGGCTCTATGAGTATATTGACCCATCTTCCATTGCTCCGGAAACTTTTGTATTATGA